GAGACCAAGTCAATCtctttagttgttttgacttgCTTCTTTACCAAAACTTGATCCGACCAAAAAGCTTAGAATGCTCCTTTgaagtaatttttcttttctgcaCTAGTCTACATGTAAAGACAGATCTCCTTGGCAAATGTCCTAACCTATCATATTTTTAAGCTTTTAAGTGCGAAAAATGTTCCAAGTATATTAGTTGCGCACGAAGTTTGAGGAAGTATTACTTCAACTACTGTTCCGTCATATGCTTAGAGGCCCTGGATATGGTATAATGATAATCCGACCAAAACATCTCTACTCCTGTCCCTCTCACGTGTGATTCGATTTTAACTGAGCGTTGTTCTTAAGCTTTCTGTGTCAAATCATATTTGGATATGCGGTTTGTACTTTAATTATGCTGAAAGGTAGTTATTGGCttggttttatggagtaatttttttaattgcttAAGAGTTGAAGTGAATGTTATGCCGCTTTCTTAGGGGCATTTGCATTTACGGTCACTAATTAAGTTTTGCTTTACTGGTGAAAGATGAGGGCTTTTTTGGATGGTCACATCAGGAAATTAATCTTAAGGTTACCTTTTGGGCTGAATGTTATTACTCAAGATTGGGATTTATTTTTGTCCTACAGATTAGGACATTGTGTGGTGTTGAACATGATGATTTGAAGAGGCTGTTTTTTGTGTCAAAATCGATAAGAGAAGCGGTAAGCTTTTATACATCTCTATGaattaaattaatttaaaatttgagtGCTTTCTTCAACATGTCTTGAGCATTGGTTGATTTTGATTTGGATTTCTTAAACAAAAATGCAGACTTTGATTGCAAAGCGATGGCATTTTGCAGATAGCACCCCCAAGAAGACACTCGGATTTCCAAATGctattgattttgaaaatgtgGATGAGTTAATGATTGAACAAGCTCCAAGGCAAGTGAGAATTCCGAGGGCTCGATTGAGCAGCAAGAAGTTGGCTGACATTTCCGTGACCTTATATACTTCTGCTGGCGAACAGAATTGGCTGCGAAGAGAGCTATTTGTGGCAATGGATGCAGAAATATGAGTTGAATGATTTATGAAGATCCAGAACGGTCTTCTTCTTGTTGTACAATTTGGTAACTTCTTGGTTAAGCGAAATAGATAGAAGACAGAAAGAAAATCTGACGTGCGTATCATATTTTTTGATAGTTTGTACATGACAAAACAAATCCATGCAGGCCCATTTTCGTCAATTCTTTCATTGAAGATAGGATTGGCTTGTTTATACTTTGTTTGTACATGTAGAAGAAATGGTTTAGGGATTTCATTTAAGGAGCTGTAGTGGCCCTTTTTGTTCTCATAAGCGTGTATATACGAGCCTCCAAGCTCTTTGGTGGTACTTATTCGAATGGGTTGGATGAATACATCTCTGCCAAGCTGATTTTGCAATTTGATTGTTGTTCTGTTTTCCCTACACACAATGCTGTTCTTCTTCCTCAAAAGTGATTGCTACGGTGCAGTAGAACTATGTAAGAGATTATTCTTGGCCAATTCGAGACGTCAGCTGAGATTCTTGTTTCATTTAGGATATGTACTAGATTTTTTTCGCCCTTTTATGTTCTGCATTAATGCATCTGTGTCTGAACTCTGTTGATTCTATTTGGTCGATACCTTTTCAGCAATCAGGTGATGGGGCTACCTGTTGATTTCTTGTTGAAATTATCAGTATTAAATCCTTTTGTTTTCGCGGGCGGTTATCACCAAGATTGTCAGGCAGCGATTAGTACACtatgaaaaggaaaatggaggaGCTACCATTATGTTTATTTCCATTCCCTACTTGTTTTGGCGAGCGGCGTCTTCAGAGAACATGGACTTTGCGCTTTCTGCATTAATAATAAGATAAGATGTTAATTTCCTATTCTGGTACCTAGGATTTCATTGAGGATCTGGCTGTATCGGAGGTAATGGTTTGAGGGAAGCTAGCTGGAATCCTTGAAACCTTAATTACAGGATGAAAATTTGCGCCAAAATGATCTGTTTAGTGGATGTTGTTGCAGCTATGAAGGAAATCAAGTAATTGGTGAATGGATAAGTAGTTCAAAGTTTGGGAGAAAGGAAGTTGACTTATTCAGTCGGATAGATAATTCAAATATGGTTTTAAAATTCAACAATATACTTATTCTCCATAAAAGATATCTGTTAGTACATGGGTGTCAGGGATTGTTAACAAAGATAGAAGAATGATATTTGGatatatttttcttctcttttgctTGTGAATAAAAACGAAAACAAGAAGGTTAAATTTTTTTCTCGCCATTTTTAATCTCCTAATATGGGGAGTTCCAATCATCAATGGTTGTATGTCCTGTTATTGCAGAGTAAAGCACCAACACAGCGTCTAGTTGGATTTGCAATTCTCCACCAGGCGTATTCTTCCCAGCAGCCTAGTTCTAACCCGTTCAGTTTTGTGCTTGTGAATGTAAGCATGCATATGTCTTCtcctcattgcatttgttgttcTCAGGATTTTGTTTGTGCTCTATTAATGGTCAATTTTAAATAATCATGCACTGTGTAAGATTGTTCATCTATGCAGTATGCACATCAAGTGcatttttgacttgtttattcAGTGATAGTAGAAAGCTGACAGTATTTTCAGTTAACTTTTATACGGAGTGCTAAGAATTATTGGACTGTCTGCTGTATGAAATACTGAGTGTAGTGAATTTAGATAACCACATGAACCTGGTGTGGAGGCCTATTCATTACTGTGGGAAAGACTTCTTTTCAGAGCCTATTTTTGCTTCTAGAATAAGAAATCGTTGACAAATTAATAGTAACAAATCCTTTTTTTTACTATTACGTATATCACTGTGGGCTGACACCAAGAAAGCTGCCAGTATGTTATTTTATAGGCATATCGATGTGTTCTATGTGTTAATTTCCTGAATGTGAGTGTTCTTTTGTTTGGTTATCAGGAACTTGGGGAGAATAATCCTGTCATAGCAGTTGAAGTTCTCATTAAGCCTGCAAATTCACCTGAAATTGAAGAGTATGTTCATCTTTTTACGTTATACTATAAGAAACTTAATCTTATTAGTGTTCcgacaacaaattttttttatgaaatgcAGGTATTTTACTGTTCTTGTCAGTATGGATATGAGCCTTCATTCAATGGAAGTGGTTAACAGGCTTACTACAGCTGTCGAACTACCAACTGAATTTATTCACTTGTATATAACGAACTGTATATCTTCGTGTGAGAACACCAAGGTTCTTAGTCCTCTCTACTCTTTGATGTACTTCCCCATTTTTCAGTAAAGCCTCATCTGCAATACCTGCAATGGTGGACAATTCGAGACCTAGGATGTCCAGTCATCAATCTGTTGTGCAGAATGAAAGTTCAGCATATATTTTGTTTATGTGAGGAAAGTCGCAGGCATATAAGCATTTTCAGTAAACCGCGATAATGAACACTCAAAGAAAGAGGGGACTAAGCTGTGCATGTCATGGATGATTCATGTACAAGTTGATTCACGAATGCtaatgaaaatcatgaatggTTGGTTCACACAAGCTGTTTAGGAGAATCGATGAAATTATCTGCCAAATTAAGAGGCAGATTACAGAACATAGATTCACCTTCAGCTGTGTCTGTAGAGAATGCAATCTACTTGCAgagtttttggccaatttaggCCGTGACTCACAATGCAATTAGGCTAAAGATTAACtttattccaaaatttcaaatttgctgAATCTTAGATTGGATAGATTGCATATCGGCTATGttattctttcttcttgatgTACTCAAATGTCTATAATAAAATGAAAGATCTATTTCTGAACCCCCAACCTACTCTTGGTGGTTTgttaaaaaagagagagaacctGCAGTCATGAATACGTTGGACTTGTTtccttttaaataaaaaaaatgtatgatttgggaAGTTAAAATGTTTGCAGAAGGTTTCTGAAGGGTAATGTGTTTCAAGTCTTGCTTCTATCTCGTATTATGTATACCTCTCAAGCTTACGTATAAAAAGAAATGAGCGAGGAGAAATATGGAATGTGTAATGCCTTTTGCCTTTTCAATATAGAGCTAGTGAGCCTCTAGCAATGATCTATATATTCCTAGAAATGCATGCTTGAGGGATTGGGTTGAGATTGGCTTCTGATTGTCttagctttgatatttgaactgcTAGGCATACTtgtgaaaaatttgataacatAACTGATGTttcttcttggttttggttttcttctttttgttggCATTTCTTGTCCATCTTTTTAGCACATCTGTGTCTTTGAGTGTGTGTGTTCTTTGCCTTCAAGGATTGGCTAGTGACTTGGTGTGTTCAGTTGGGGGGTGCATTGGTTGCTgctatttgttttgatttaagtTCTCTTGGGTTTTGATTCAAATTTTATGCACCTTGATCTGTTTTAAATATAAAGTGCATATGGCAGCTTCCATCTCTCAAACCTTGATTTATTCTCATTGATCTAATTTTACTAAATGCTGTCGAACCTTTGCAATGCAGTTCAGGATCTATTTATTGAAGTCCAAGCCTTTTGTATAGAGTTTTCAAGGATGAGAGAAGCAGCTACGTTGTTTAGGCTCCTTAAAAGCTTAGAATAAGATAGTCTAGTTTAATTTTACTTAGTTCTCTCTGTGTAAGATGATCCTGCCCTGTTGCTATGACGTTCTATTTTGAGGATAGCATCATGGCTTGTAATGTGAGGGGTAAAAGATAAAGCACTGCTGCGTATACTGAGGATTTTGCATCCATCTGGCGCTATCCCAGATAATGGGcatatctttttatttcaaaatGCAAAAATGGCAGCAAGAAAGGAAtcaacatgcaatttgaaacaCCTTGGAAGGTTTCATTTTTGAAACACCTTTACTTCATTAAGCGACAGACGGGGAGATAAAAAGTGTCATTACAATGCTCTATTTGACTTGGTGGCGGATTCAAGGAAAGGGCACTGGGATCCTTAAATTCCTATAGTACCCataaaattttgatataatttcaAGTGTGTCCTTGAAGTTTTCTTATGAAGGATGTGAAAGAATTACGTGGTTCTTTAAATTAGTTAATGAACTAAAATTCTGAAAGGATATGTGGAACACAAAGTTTCATTTAAAGTAAACTAGAAAAAGCCTTTTCGTCTCAACTTAGTGGTGAATATTTTTTGGCTTAAAATACTAGAAAAAAattaggtaaaaaattttagtgttatttttatCCCAATTGAGAATTTTTTCTGGATCCGCCACTGATTTGACTTGCATGTATTCAATGACCAGAGCTTGAAATGAGCTTCAGCATGTAGCAAGAAACATGCTGATGCTACTTAGCTGTCATATTTTAATAGCTGTTACAACTTGATTTTTTTGGTTCTCTCATTTGTCACCAGATGTTAGCTGTCTAGGAAATTTTTCCATACATCATTTTTATGCTACTGCTGAGGTtcacttttgattttattttatacACATCAACAAATGGACATAGTGAAGAACAAGACAATGAGCAGCAACTCTGAGGCTCAAACCTCTAAGACACCAAAGCTATTTGAGTTACTTTGGCTAGTTGTAGGATCTATTTAACAGGATCTCACAAATTTTTACTTGCATAAAACTGTGTGCCTTTCAAGCATAATTGGAATTGTGTAGTTAgcctctttctttcttcaatCATTTTTATCTCCTTCAATCATTGTATTTTACTCACAAATTTGTCTTCTTTTTCTTATGCTAATCACATACTTGTGACATAGCATTAACAAGTGAAATATCCGAATCAAAGTATACCATTAAGATGTGATTTCTCCTCCACTCACAAAAATAGGAGGGAGAATACGTGAAAGATACAAAGGGCTAATATTTTTAAGAGTCAGATGAGCAGGACATATGGTTCAGGGCAATCTCTCTTCACCTTCTTAAAGATCCAAAATTTGCCTTTGGATGACTAAAGCAGCTGAATTCCACTGAAATCAAATTAAGCAAACATTGCGTTTATTTTCAGGGATTGTTCAGCTGTTTTAGATCGTTTTTTGGGTAATAAACTATCCAACAAGATCCAAAATTATCTTACCCTTGTAATTTTTGGATGAGTTAATAATACGAACCGTTATTCATGAGAAGAAACTGAGTGGAGAAAATCTTTGCCATAAATTGTTCATCATGGCAAAATATATAATCACTTGAAAAATTTAGATGCACAGCCAACATTTATGCCAAATACATTGTCACTAAATGAGAGTTGATGAGGCTTTGATTGACCCCACGCTAATGGATTACACGAAACTTTATATAAAAACAAACTAATTTGAGATAGCATATGATTAGAAGCAAAAGTTCACAACCATCAGCAAGAAAAATCACATAGTTTTTAAACATATTGACTAGCAAATAAAAATGCTAACGACAATAGATAAGCAAAAAACTTTATTTGGATAGTCACTAGTTATGCAATCTAGGCATTGATAGCAACTAGTTAATattattatatcaattgaattATGTTTCATGGACCGGAATACCGATTATTTAGGATTTTTGATTCACAAGTGGCCCTAATGGTGGTGGCGGCGGTGGATTCTTTGGCGGACTGATGGAGGGACAGGCACCCCTCTTGAAAGCCTAGGAAATACGCTATCCTGGGGTAAAGCATGTGGCCCATGTGGCTCTATCAGTGGAGGTAGTGGAGGATACTTTGTAGGACCTGATGGAGGGATCGGCTCCCTTTTAAAAGCTTGGGgaaccaatgttttgaaaaccggatCGGCCTGTCAATTCGACTAATCAGACTGCAAATCGGCCAAGTCTTTGATCCAATTCATTATTAGTATTGACTTTTTGTAAAAATCGCAAAAAATCAACCATATCGTTCAACTCAAATTGAACTGTGAACcgtgatttttttattttttccatcttttttttaaaattgaacctaATGTTTTAACATAATAAAACTTATTAGTAGAATCTTTTGTTcctgaagaggtgatttttggcgGGTAATTAGTCCAACCGAAATCAGCTCTCTTGTTAATGTGGTGAGGTGAGCTCGATTATCTCACCTCGGGTGGAATGAGGTGAGGTTGCACGGTCGAAGTGGAAGGCGGGGCTTTTCCCCTGcgatcactccgacgatcaagttagtatgagaacgagaatAATTAGAGTATGAATGAGTGAACAGTATGCTTACTTGTGGGAGGTATGCGAGGGGTATTTATAGGTCAGGAGGGAATGCTAGGACGGAGTGCTCATGCTGGTGGGACCCGCATCCTGGCATTACGGCTCTGTTTCCTGTCAGGAGgtctgactctgacactgtagccgcctGAATATGATGACGGAGAGTATGGTGCAGGTGCCATTAAGTGCCTCCAGTGCTTCTCAGATAAAGCACTGGTCTGGTTCCGGGTGATGTCAGGTGGCttgacatcatcagcgtgcagcTGGGGTGGAGGTGCCGAGGTCACCTACACGGTAGACTAGGGATCCGGCCGAGCTCAGGGGTTATGCTCAAGACACGGACGAGCTCTGATGAGAGACGAGGTGGGTTCACCTCGGACATGCAGGGTGGTCGAGGTGAGCATCCTCAATAAGCCCCCCAAGCCTCGGGAGCTCCGAGCCAGGGAGGTACCGAGGCTTCCTGGTGCCGAAGTCGTAAAGAGTCGGGGTCCCGAAACTGCTCCGGAAGATGCGGGGACGTGACACGTGGGCGAGTCAGTTGACAGGACGTGGCCGCTGGTAGCCGTCGCGTCGTGAAGTAGTGGGACGTTTCGTGCAGAGGGTGTCAGTCGAAAGGACGGGGCATTAATGAGGAGAGAGGGAGGCACGGCGTTTTGAATTCGAACGTGGCCGTCTTTTCGCATTCTTGCCGCCTCTTCGGATTCCCCCCAAACCCTTATAAATAGGGGGTCCTTTTCACCGTATGGCCCATcactttctttctttgcctGCGACTTGCAAAATTTACGAGTGTTGCCGAGATCAATCCTGCCAGCCGAGATCCCAGCCGAAGTCATCATCTTTGTTCGATACCGTAGTCAACAGTAAGTATCTTTCTTTCCATCTCGTCTTACACACATGGCCAAAATAGCTAGGACCCATAAAGAAATCGTGACACCGAGCTACCAGACAGAGGTGAGGCCGGATCCTGAAGAAGTGACGACGTCCAGCTCTGAGGGGTCGACGCCAAGTTCTGAGGAAGGATCAACCGAGGTGAGAGCCGGCGAGACAGCCTCGGAGTTGGAGTCGTCCGAGATGAGCGGGGGTGGTTCCGAGGTGGTCTATAACGAGGAGTTCGGCGTCGAGATACCACACGACGAGGACGTACTGGAGCCCGTCGCTCCTAGGGACGCAGCCAACATCGACTTCGGCAAGATGCCGAAGTTTAGAAGTCACATAGGAAGAGATAGGGCCGAGAAGGTGATAAACAAGTATCCCTTCCGGCCGGGGTACGAAATTACACCGCCCGGGGTGGATGACTCAGCCGAGAAACCCCCCTTTGGCACGGTGGCCATCTATGTCCAACAGTTGGAGGCCGGGCTGAGGATGCCCACGTCGAGGTTCTTCAGGGACTTGCTTCATCACTTCTGCGTGAGGATTACCCAGCTCACCCCGAACGCGGTCCGCATCATCGTAGGGTTCGAGATGCTGTGCCGACATCAGGAGGTGACTCCCTCTGTCGACCTCTTCCGCCGATGCTATACCCTCAAGGCGCACGGGACGGATAAGGGATGGTTTTATGTTTGCAATCGGAACAATGCCATCCCGAAATTGGTGATTGGTGCTCCCAACTCGATCAAGAATTGGAAGCGCGACTTCTTCTTTGTATCCGGATTGGACTTCCCTAGGGGTTTTTGGTGGAGGCCAATTAAGGCGAAGGCCGACCCTTCTGCGGGGGATGCCGAGGAGGAGGCCTTCCAAAAGCTGATGGGGTCAGGACTTCGGATATACAGTTGGGACTACCCCGAAACCGTGCCGGTTGACGGGGGAATTAGCCGAGCTTTACTCAGTCCTGACAAGACTCCCTTCACTTCCACTAAACTTAAGATACCttgtaattttctttcataGCTTTGATTCCACTTCGGCTAAGGCATATGATAATATTTGTTTCTTGTGCAGTGACTAAACTGTCCGACATTGTCGTATCGGGCTCGTCCGAAGTGGCCAAGAGGTCGAAGAGGAAGAGCTCTGACGAGACATCGGCACCTCCGCCGAAGAAGAAGTCACAAGGACAGGCTGCCAAGACTTCGGTGGCCAAGAGCACTCCCACCCCGGGAGGCCAAAGCAGCTCGGCTGGCGCGGCTACTGGGTCCACCGCGTCTGTGCCAGAGGGAGTGCCCCTTAGAGTCGTCACGGTACTCCCGCCTCCTCATGGCCGAGGCAAGCAGCTGAAACCCCCGGTCAATCAGGTCTCGGCGTTTCCATAGCTCCCCGGTGTTTTCCGGGAAGGAGAAGACGCACCCTGGCGAGCATTGGTGTCCGGAATGGAAACTTACTATTAACGATAGGTGCAGTCATCCTCGGGTTGCACAAGAGCTGGTGATGCACTCTACCTTGCCGAGGGAGTTGGAATTTATGAAGAAATTGACTCCGGCCGAGATGGTTCAAAACCTTATGGTGACCACAGCCTCCAACTCAGCCTTTGTGGCCGAGATGACACACCGGTACTGTGCTCTACTCGAGGAGCAGGACTCCGGCAAGTTACAAAATCAGATCTCCAAGTTGGAGAAAAAATTGGCAGTGTCCGAGTCTGAGAAGGCCGAGCTTCAAAGACAGCTTAAAGAGGCCGAGACGAAAGATGAGGAGGCCGTGGCTACAATCAACAGCCTCAGATCGGCCCTCGAGGAAGAGCAGAAGAGGGGGGACGAGGTGAAGAAGTCTCACGAACAAGATCTCGAGAGTGCTGGGGCCTCGGCCGTGGACGCATTTCGGAACTCCGAGGGCTTCACCCGGGATCTCGGCCAACTGCTTGCGCCGAGCTTCATGTTCGGCTTCACGTCAGCCGTGGAGGAGGCCGCAGCTCACCTCTCCTCTGAAGCCTTGGAGTCTCTGAAAGACAATGCCAACTACAATGAGGACTCCAAGGAGTTATGCGATCGGATGGCCGAGGGCCTCCAATCCGGAAGGAACTTGTCCGAAGTCCGGGACGAGTTCAACAAGTGGCTGTCCGAGCTCGACGAAGTGTTCGAGGAGGGCCAAGGAGAAGAAGCTGGAGGAGAAGAAGCCGGGGGAAACATCGGTGAAGAGCAGGGAGGAGGAGAGCTTCACCCCGGCGGGGAGGAGACAGGAGAGAAGGCTACCCAGGAGGGAGCCGAGACGGGGGAGGGAGCCGAGACGAGAGTCTAGGCTCATAGATATTTAATTAGGATTCCGAGGTGGGAGATGCTTAGAGGCACTTCCGATCTCGGTCTTGTATTCTGTTCTGTATTGTCCTTTCATTAAATGAAACGTCTATTTTTCTCATCTCGGCACTTTAATTTCTTGTCTTGACTTCGTCCCTTGCTTGTCCCCCTTATTTTTGAATAGCGTAATATCGATGTTGAAAAATAACATAACACCCGAAGTCATTACTTGATTAAAAATTCAAGTATAATACATTTTGAGATTCTCGGCGTGCCAAGACCTCGGCACTAGGGAGCCATCTCGGTAGCTCAGTTTACAATATCCCTTAAGGTCAGATTCCACAACTCGGTAAGGGCCTTCCCATTTCGGGCACAATTTCCCTTGCGGTTCAGCTCGGCTGGTCGAGTTTTTTCTGAGAACCAAGTCTTCAGGCTGGAATCTACGGTGTCTGACACGGGCATTGTAATAGTGTGCCAGTGTGTTCTTGTAGGAAGCTATCCGGGTTGAGGCGAGGTCCCTTCGTTCCTCGACGAGGTCGAGATCCAGCTGTCTCTGTTCGTCATTCACCTCGGCAGCATAGGCTGCCAGCCGAGAGCTGGGGGTAAGGATCTCGGCCGAGATGACAGCCTCGGCGCCGTAGGTCAAGGAGAAGGGGGTCTCTTGCGTTGCTGACCTCGACGTGGTCCGGTACGACCACAGGACACTGGGGAGTTTCTCGACCCAAAATGACCCAACTCGGTGTAGTCGAGTCTTGAGACCATGCAGGAGAGTTCGGTTGAAATTTTC
The genomic region above belongs to Coffea arabica cultivar ET-39 chromosome 7c, Coffea Arabica ET-39 HiFi, whole genome shotgun sequence and contains:
- the LOC113699836 gene encoding F-box protein SKIP27-like → MDMCKWIRTLCGVEHDDLKRLFFVSKSIREATLIAKRWHFADSTPKKTLGFPNAIDFENVDELMIEQAPRQVRIPRARLSSKKLADISVTLYTSAGEQNWLRRELFVAMDAEI